One Corvus moneduloides isolate bCorMon1 chromosome Z, bCorMon1.pri, whole genome shotgun sequence genomic window carries:
- the TDRD7 gene encoding tudor domain-containing protein 7 isoform X4, with product MQEPELVAKALRAVLHAFKNGIRLSELQSEYRSLTNELIPFRHLGYDTLEGYLESIPGVVRMEENKMGEVICHAVSCSETVRVAQLVARQRSSKKKTVRQVNCQMRLKNTSPVSLSGKPKGTLRQPRSLSVPEEGSKRPVPRLPRGREVACGGVKPVAESARSALPSAAGSGPPKEIPMQRHVTVVNRSEKRLTVPPRFQKELQVHLSRSSSTESDSLNTSTAETHTVAPGSSAADVNELQSRIKELLSKYSSGVRMSKMPQIYREMYREDLSTEVLYQLENWPHVCTVEKIHRGDPMDGLLYPAKKIPPVAKSDTEQEKASQNVTSSKADTLLKPNMETTPASLSSDLKEKVISILLKYSSGLWAHALPKVYQDTYQVKFPEDILNNLELLSDVCVVDYVSEVPRKAILYAKPQRCTDENLNVTEKVKRHDGVKATAEQQYEESKDQYLENVTVPSLIVPSEGSVSIMVLDLKNTNEVLIRYVGKDYSSAQEQMEDEMKAYYSQNSTLSPAQSLSVGQLVAVHAEEDAWLRAQIISLEDNRIKVYYVDHGFTEFVESNSVCRLQKQFRLLPFQAAKCKLAGLEAFCDDPVLVKAVESQTCFKIFAVEILEKSDIPLLVLYDTSGEDDININATCLKTLYDKSLELHLQVDALYTNVRVTSVFSDGSLYCQVPSKGLSRLSEILQKLEDYFLYKQTSEFNVLAPFCGKICLFPSKGKWARVEIKIIHTRRALDVKFMDIGTVATVKVSELKEIPPQFLREVIAIPPQALKCCLADLPPNTGMWTPDAVLWLRDAVTNCPEFSMKVIKQDASKGIAHIYLFAPENFPDMDRSINKQIKNADLWKHQKDVFLSVTPSGTSSTKAISDAVSALQLSSGKLEKSFPDSAREPGSAVSTTDMPPPLPLPKPGDLMDIYVSVACHPGHFIVQPWNELNNLYTLMEEMILYYSRAEEKPVNIEKNKLYAAKIGDEWYRVIIKGILRNGFLSVYELDYGKHEFVSIRKVQPLLNTFRRLPFQAITAQLAGVKSQQWSEEASIVFRNLVEKKPFVAQIQAVNDSTNSWDRKIVTFLVDTSLPHIDTWIHDFVSQSLVEFSKGD from the exons GTCATTTGCCATGCTGTTAGTTGCAGTGAAACTGTGCGAGTTGCTCAACTGGTAGCCCGACAGAGGAGttccaagaagaaaacagtCCGGCAGGTGAACTGTCAGATGAGGCTGAAGAACACGTCTCCAGTCAGTTTATCAG GAAAGCCCAAAGGAACTTTGCGACAGCCCCGGTCTTTGAGCGTGCCGGAAGAAGGCAGTAAGAGGCCTGTTCCTCGCCTGCCCCGAGGCAGAGAAGTAGCATGTGGAGGTGTGAAACCTGTTGCGGAGAGTGCCCGGTCTGCCTTAccttcagctgctgggagcGGACCACCTAAAGAAATCCCCATGCAGAGGCACGTCACTGTGGTAAACAG GTCTGAGAAGAGACTGACTGTCCCACCACGGTTTCAAAAGGAGTTGCAAGTTCACCTGTCCAGAAGCTCTTCCACAGAGTCAG atagCTTGAATACATCCACTGCAGAGACACATACTGTTGCCCCTGGCTCTTCTGCTGCCGATGTCAATGAACTTCAAAGTCGCATTAAGGAGCTTCTGAGCAAGTACAGCAGTGGTGTCAGGATGTCAAAGATGCCTCAGATCTATCGGGAAATGTACCGGGAGGACCTTAGCACAGAAGTGCTCTATCAGCTTGAGAACTGGCCTCATGTGTGCACA gtGGAGAAAATACACAGAGGTGATCCGATGGATGGACTTCTTTATCCTGCTAAGAAAATACCACCAGTAGCAAAAAGTGATACTGAGCAAGAAAAGGCATCTCAGAATGTTACTTCATCAAAAGCAGACACTTTGTTAAAACCAAATATGGAGACCACACCTGCATCACTTAGCAGCGACTTAAAGGAGAAAGTTATTAGCATCCTGCTGAAGTATTCCAGTGGTCTTTGGGCTCATGCACTTCCCAAAGTGTACCAAGACACTTACCAAGTAAAATTTCCGGAAGATATTCTAAATAATCTAGAGTTGCTGTCAGATGTGTGTGTTGTGGACTATGTATCCGAAGTCCCCAGAAAGGCAATCCTCTATGCTAAACCCCAAAGATGCACTGATGAGAATCTGAATGTCACTGAGAAAGTCAAGAGGCATGATGGTGTGAAGGCCACAGCTGAACAGCAGTATGAAGAATCCAAGGACCAGTATCTAGAAAACGTAACTGTTCCTTCTCTAATCGTTCCATCGGAAGGATCTGTGTCCATCATGGTGTTAGACCTGAAAAACACTAATGAGGTCCTAATTAG GTATGTGGGCAAAGATTATTCTTCTGCCCAGGAACAAATGGAAGATGAAATGAAAGCGTACTACAGTCAGAACAGTACCTTGTCACCAGCTCAGTCTCTGAGTGTTGGGCAACTCGTTGCAGTACATGCTGAAGAAGATGCCTGGTTGCGTGCTCAGATAATTTCTCTAGAAGACAACAGAATAAAG GTGTACTATGTTGATCACGGCTTCACTGAGTTCGTTGAAAGCAACAGTGTGTGCAGACTACAGAAACAGTTCAGATTGCTTCCTTTTCAAGCTGCAAAATGTAAACTAGCAG GACTGGAAGCCTTTTGTGATGATCCTGTCCTAGTAAAGGCTGTGGAATCACAGACATGCTTCAAGATATTTGCTGTGGAAATACTGGAAAAGAGTGATATTCCTCTTCTCGTTCTCTATGACACTTCTGGAGAAGATGATATCAATATCAATGCTACTTGTCTGAAGACATTGTATGACAAGTCCCTTGAACTGCACCTACAG GTAGATGCACTGTATACCAATGTCAGAGTAACCAGTGTTTTCTCTGATGGGAGCCTGTACTGCCAAGTGCCATCCAAAGGCTTGTCTAGActttctgaaatactgcagaaaCTAGAAGACTACTTTCTTTACAAG caaACATCTGAGTTCAATGTATTGGCACCTTTCTGTGGCAAAATCTGCTTGTttccttccaaaggaaaatgGGCACGTGTAGAG ataaaaataattcacaCTAGACGGGCACTTGATGTGAAGTTTATGGATATTGGAACAGTTGCAACTGTAAAAGTATCAGAGCTCAAAGAAATCCCACCACAGTTCCTGAGAGAAGTAATTGCAATACCTCCTCAG GCTTTAAAATGCTGTCTGGCAGATCTGCCTCCTAACACTGGCATGTGGACTCCAGATGCTGTACTGTGGCTGAGAGATGCTGTAACAAATTGTCCTGAATTTAGCATGAAG GTGATTAAACAGGATGCTTCAAAGGGAATTGCTCACATTTACTTGTTTGCTCCAGAGAATTTCCCAGACATGGATCGTAGCATCAACAAACAGATCAAAAATGCAGACTTGTGGAAACATCAGAAAGATGTTTTCTTGAGTGTGACACCCAGTGGGACTAGCTCCACAAAAGCTATAAGTGATGCTGTTTCAGCTCTACAGTTGTCTAGTGGGAAGCTGGAGAAGAGTTTCCCTGATTCAGCCAGAGAGCCGGGCAGTGCAGTGTCCACCACTGATATGCCTCCTCCTCTACCCTTGCCAAAGCCCGGTGACCTCATGGATATCTATGTCTCGGTGGCCTGCCACCCTGGTCATTTCATCGTCCAGCCTTGGAATGAGCTAAACAATCTGTACACCCTAATGGAAGAAATGATCTTGTACTACAGCAGGGCAGAAGAGAAGCCTGTGAACATTGAAAAAAACAAGCTGTATGCAGCTAAAATTGGAGATGA GTGGTACAGGGTCATAATAAAAGGAATTCTTAGAAATGGGTTTTTGTCAGTGTATGAGCTGGACTATGGCAAACATGAGTTTGTGAGCATACGGAAAGTACAGCCACTCCTGAATACATTTAGAAGACTGCCTTTCCAAGCTATCACAGCTCAGCTTGCAG GAGTGAAAAGCCAGCAGTGGTCAGAAGAGGCATCAATAGTGTTTCGGAATCTTGTAGAGAAGAAACCTTTTGTGGCACAGATACAGGCAGTTAATGACAGCACTAACTCTTGGGATCGAAAAATAGTGACTTTTCTCGTGGACACATCTCTTCCACATATTGATACATGGATTCATGATTTTGTGTCTCAAAGTCTTGTGGAATTTTCAAAGGGTGATTAA
- the TDRD7 gene encoding tudor domain-containing protein 7 isoform X2 — protein MQEPELVAKALRAVLHAFKNGIRLSELQSEYRSLTNELIPFRHLGYDTLEGYLESIPGVVRMEENKMGEVICHAVSCSETVRVAQLVARQRSSKKKTVRQVNCQMRLKNTSPVSLSGKPKGTLRQPRSLSVPEEGSKRPVPRLPRGREVACGGVKPVAESARSALPSAAGSGPPKEIPMQRHVTVVNRSEKRLTVPPRFQKELQVHLSRSSSTESDLAANTPHQREKRSRNEGADSLNTSTAETHTVAPGSSAADVNELQSRIKELLSKYSSGVRMSKMPQIYREMYREDLSTEVLYQLENWPHVCTVEKIHRGDPMDGLLYPAKKIPPVAKSDTEQEKASQNVTSSKADTLLKPNMETTPASLSSDLKEKVISILLKYSSGLWAHALPKVYQDTYQVKFPEDILNNLELLSDVCVVDYVSEVPRKAILYAKPQRCTDENLNVTEKVKRHDGVKATAEQQYEESKDQYLENVTVPSLIVPSEGSVSIMVLDLKNTNEVLIRYVGKDYSSAQEQMEDEMKAYYSQNSTLSPAQSLSVGQLVAVHAEEDAWLRAQIISLEDNRIKVYYVDHGFTEFVESNSVCRLQKQFRLLPFQAAKCKLAGLEAFCDDPVLVKAVESQTCFKIFAVEILEKSDIPLLVLYDTSGEDDININATCLKTLYDKSLELHLQVDALYTNVRVTSVFSDGSLYCQVPSKGLSRLSEILQKLEDYFLYKQTSEFNVLAPFCGKICLFPSKGKWARVEIKIIHTRRALDVKFMDIGTVATVKVSELKEIPPQFLREVIAIPPQALKCCLADLPPNTGMWTPDAVLWLRDAVTNCPEFSMKVIKQDASKGIAHIYLFAPENFPDMDRSINKQIKNADLWKHQKDVFLSVTPSGTSSTKAISDAVSALQLSSGKLEKSFPDSAREPGSAVSTTDMPPPLPLPKPGDLMDIYVSVACHPGHFIVQPWNELNNLYTLMEEMILYYSRAEEKPVNIEKNKLYAAKIGDEWYRVIIKGILRNGFLSVYELDYGKHEFVSIRKVQPLLNTFRRLPFQAITAQLAGVKSQQWSEEASIVFRNLVEKKPFVAQIQAVNDSTNSWDRKIVTFLVDTSLPHIDTWIHDFVSQSLVEFSKGD, from the exons GTCATTTGCCATGCTGTTAGTTGCAGTGAAACTGTGCGAGTTGCTCAACTGGTAGCCCGACAGAGGAGttccaagaagaaaacagtCCGGCAGGTGAACTGTCAGATGAGGCTGAAGAACACGTCTCCAGTCAGTTTATCAG GAAAGCCCAAAGGAACTTTGCGACAGCCCCGGTCTTTGAGCGTGCCGGAAGAAGGCAGTAAGAGGCCTGTTCCTCGCCTGCCCCGAGGCAGAGAAGTAGCATGTGGAGGTGTGAAACCTGTTGCGGAGAGTGCCCGGTCTGCCTTAccttcagctgctgggagcGGACCACCTAAAGAAATCCCCATGCAGAGGCACGTCACTGTGGTAAACAG GTCTGAGAAGAGACTGACTGTCCCACCACGGTTTCAAAAGGAGTTGCAAGTTCACCTGTCCAGAAGCTCTTCCACAGAGTCAG ATCTGGCAGCAAATACACCCCACCAAAGGGAGAAGAGGAGTAGAAATGAGGGAGCAG atagCTTGAATACATCCACTGCAGAGACACATACTGTTGCCCCTGGCTCTTCTGCTGCCGATGTCAATGAACTTCAAAGTCGCATTAAGGAGCTTCTGAGCAAGTACAGCAGTGGTGTCAGGATGTCAAAGATGCCTCAGATCTATCGGGAAATGTACCGGGAGGACCTTAGCACAGAAGTGCTCTATCAGCTTGAGAACTGGCCTCATGTGTGCACA gtGGAGAAAATACACAGAGGTGATCCGATGGATGGACTTCTTTATCCTGCTAAGAAAATACCACCAGTAGCAAAAAGTGATACTGAGCAAGAAAAGGCATCTCAGAATGTTACTTCATCAAAAGCAGACACTTTGTTAAAACCAAATATGGAGACCACACCTGCATCACTTAGCAGCGACTTAAAGGAGAAAGTTATTAGCATCCTGCTGAAGTATTCCAGTGGTCTTTGGGCTCATGCACTTCCCAAAGTGTACCAAGACACTTACCAAGTAAAATTTCCGGAAGATATTCTAAATAATCTAGAGTTGCTGTCAGATGTGTGTGTTGTGGACTATGTATCCGAAGTCCCCAGAAAGGCAATCCTCTATGCTAAACCCCAAAGATGCACTGATGAGAATCTGAATGTCACTGAGAAAGTCAAGAGGCATGATGGTGTGAAGGCCACAGCTGAACAGCAGTATGAAGAATCCAAGGACCAGTATCTAGAAAACGTAACTGTTCCTTCTCTAATCGTTCCATCGGAAGGATCTGTGTCCATCATGGTGTTAGACCTGAAAAACACTAATGAGGTCCTAATTAG GTATGTGGGCAAAGATTATTCTTCTGCCCAGGAACAAATGGAAGATGAAATGAAAGCGTACTACAGTCAGAACAGTACCTTGTCACCAGCTCAGTCTCTGAGTGTTGGGCAACTCGTTGCAGTACATGCTGAAGAAGATGCCTGGTTGCGTGCTCAGATAATTTCTCTAGAAGACAACAGAATAAAG GTGTACTATGTTGATCACGGCTTCACTGAGTTCGTTGAAAGCAACAGTGTGTGCAGACTACAGAAACAGTTCAGATTGCTTCCTTTTCAAGCTGCAAAATGTAAACTAGCAG GACTGGAAGCCTTTTGTGATGATCCTGTCCTAGTAAAGGCTGTGGAATCACAGACATGCTTCAAGATATTTGCTGTGGAAATACTGGAAAAGAGTGATATTCCTCTTCTCGTTCTCTATGACACTTCTGGAGAAGATGATATCAATATCAATGCTACTTGTCTGAAGACATTGTATGACAAGTCCCTTGAACTGCACCTACAG GTAGATGCACTGTATACCAATGTCAGAGTAACCAGTGTTTTCTCTGATGGGAGCCTGTACTGCCAAGTGCCATCCAAAGGCTTGTCTAGActttctgaaatactgcagaaaCTAGAAGACTACTTTCTTTACAAG caaACATCTGAGTTCAATGTATTGGCACCTTTCTGTGGCAAAATCTGCTTGTttccttccaaaggaaaatgGGCACGTGTAGAG ataaaaataattcacaCTAGACGGGCACTTGATGTGAAGTTTATGGATATTGGAACAGTTGCAACTGTAAAAGTATCAGAGCTCAAAGAAATCCCACCACAGTTCCTGAGAGAAGTAATTGCAATACCTCCTCAG GCTTTAAAATGCTGTCTGGCAGATCTGCCTCCTAACACTGGCATGTGGACTCCAGATGCTGTACTGTGGCTGAGAGATGCTGTAACAAATTGTCCTGAATTTAGCATGAAG GTGATTAAACAGGATGCTTCAAAGGGAATTGCTCACATTTACTTGTTTGCTCCAGAGAATTTCCCAGACATGGATCGTAGCATCAACAAACAGATCAAAAATGCAGACTTGTGGAAACATCAGAAAGATGTTTTCTTGAGTGTGACACCCAGTGGGACTAGCTCCACAAAAGCTATAAGTGATGCTGTTTCAGCTCTACAGTTGTCTAGTGGGAAGCTGGAGAAGAGTTTCCCTGATTCAGCCAGAGAGCCGGGCAGTGCAGTGTCCACCACTGATATGCCTCCTCCTCTACCCTTGCCAAAGCCCGGTGACCTCATGGATATCTATGTCTCGGTGGCCTGCCACCCTGGTCATTTCATCGTCCAGCCTTGGAATGAGCTAAACAATCTGTACACCCTAATGGAAGAAATGATCTTGTACTACAGCAGGGCAGAAGAGAAGCCTGTGAACATTGAAAAAAACAAGCTGTATGCAGCTAAAATTGGAGATGA GTGGTACAGGGTCATAATAAAAGGAATTCTTAGAAATGGGTTTTTGTCAGTGTATGAGCTGGACTATGGCAAACATGAGTTTGTGAGCATACGGAAAGTACAGCCACTCCTGAATACATTTAGAAGACTGCCTTTCCAAGCTATCACAGCTCAGCTTGCAG GAGTGAAAAGCCAGCAGTGGTCAGAAGAGGCATCAATAGTGTTTCGGAATCTTGTAGAGAAGAAACCTTTTGTGGCACAGATACAGGCAGTTAATGACAGCACTAACTCTTGGGATCGAAAAATAGTGACTTTTCTCGTGGACACATCTCTTCCACATATTGATACATGGATTCATGATTTTGTGTCTCAAAGTCTTGTGGAATTTTCAAAGGGTGATTAA
- the TDRD7 gene encoding tudor domain-containing protein 7 isoform X5, with protein sequence MQEPELVAKALRAVLHAFKNGIRLSELQSEYRSLTNELIPFRHLGYDTLEGYLESIPGVVRMEENKMGEVICHAVSCSETVRVAQLVARQRSSKKKTVRQVNCQMRLKNTSPVSLSGKPKGTLRQPRSLSVPEEGSKRPVPRLPRGREVACGGVKPVAESARSALPSAAGSGPPKEIPMQRHVTVVNRSEKRLTVPPRFQKELQVHLSRSSSTESGDLAANTPHQREKRSRNEGADSLNTSTAETHTVAPGSSAADVNELQSRIKELLSKYSSGVRMSKMPQIYREMYREDLSTEVLYQLENWPHVCTVEKIHRGDPMDGLLYPAKKIPPVAKSDTEQEKASQNVTSSKADTLLKPNMETTPASLSSDLKEKVISILLKYSSGLWAHALPKVYQDTYQVKFPEDILNNLELLSDVCVVDYVSEVPRKAILYAKPQRCTDENLNVTEKVKRHDGVKATAEQQYEESKDQYLENVTVPSLIVPSEGSVSIMVLDLKNTNEVLIRYVGKDYSSAQEQMEDEMKAYYSQNSTLSPAQSLSVGQLVAVHAEEDAWLRAQIISLEDNRIKVYYVDHGFTEFVESNSVCRLQKQFRLLPFQAAKCKLAGLEAFCDDPVLVKAVESQTCFKIFAVEILEKSDIPLLVLYDTSGEDDININATCLKTLYDKSLELHLQVDALYTNVRVTSVFSDGSLYCQVPSKGLSRLSEILQKLEDYFLYKQTSEFNVLAPFCGKICLFPSKGKWARVEIKIIHTRRALDVKFMDIGTVATVKVSELKEIPPQFLREVIAIPPQALKCCLADLPPNTGMWTPDAVLWLRDAVTNCPEFSMKVIKQDASKGIAHIYLFAPENFPDMDRSINKQIKNADLWKHQKDVFLSVTPSGTSSTKAISDAVSALQLSSGKLEKSFPDSAREPGSAVSTTDMPPPLPLPKPGDLMDIYVSVACHPGHFIVQPWNELNNLYTLMEEMILYYSRAEEKPVNIEKNKLYAAKIGDEWYRVIIKGILRNGFLSVYELDYGKHEFVSIRKVQPLLNTFRRLPFQAITAQLAEFFLHFCVAFRCTCLSCCFLMLFGQHWSRFQSQNMLVGSDRLQS encoded by the exons GTCATTTGCCATGCTGTTAGTTGCAGTGAAACTGTGCGAGTTGCTCAACTGGTAGCCCGACAGAGGAGttccaagaagaaaacagtCCGGCAGGTGAACTGTCAGATGAGGCTGAAGAACACGTCTCCAGTCAGTTTATCAG GAAAGCCCAAAGGAACTTTGCGACAGCCCCGGTCTTTGAGCGTGCCGGAAGAAGGCAGTAAGAGGCCTGTTCCTCGCCTGCCCCGAGGCAGAGAAGTAGCATGTGGAGGTGTGAAACCTGTTGCGGAGAGTGCCCGGTCTGCCTTAccttcagctgctgggagcGGACCACCTAAAGAAATCCCCATGCAGAGGCACGTCACTGTGGTAAACAG GTCTGAGAAGAGACTGACTGTCCCACCACGGTTTCAAAAGGAGTTGCAAGTTCACCTGTCCAGAAGCTCTTCCACAGAGTCAGGTG ATCTGGCAGCAAATACACCCCACCAAAGGGAGAAGAGGAGTAGAAATGAGGGAGCAG atagCTTGAATACATCCACTGCAGAGACACATACTGTTGCCCCTGGCTCTTCTGCTGCCGATGTCAATGAACTTCAAAGTCGCATTAAGGAGCTTCTGAGCAAGTACAGCAGTGGTGTCAGGATGTCAAAGATGCCTCAGATCTATCGGGAAATGTACCGGGAGGACCTTAGCACAGAAGTGCTCTATCAGCTTGAGAACTGGCCTCATGTGTGCACA gtGGAGAAAATACACAGAGGTGATCCGATGGATGGACTTCTTTATCCTGCTAAGAAAATACCACCAGTAGCAAAAAGTGATACTGAGCAAGAAAAGGCATCTCAGAATGTTACTTCATCAAAAGCAGACACTTTGTTAAAACCAAATATGGAGACCACACCTGCATCACTTAGCAGCGACTTAAAGGAGAAAGTTATTAGCATCCTGCTGAAGTATTCCAGTGGTCTTTGGGCTCATGCACTTCCCAAAGTGTACCAAGACACTTACCAAGTAAAATTTCCGGAAGATATTCTAAATAATCTAGAGTTGCTGTCAGATGTGTGTGTTGTGGACTATGTATCCGAAGTCCCCAGAAAGGCAATCCTCTATGCTAAACCCCAAAGATGCACTGATGAGAATCTGAATGTCACTGAGAAAGTCAAGAGGCATGATGGTGTGAAGGCCACAGCTGAACAGCAGTATGAAGAATCCAAGGACCAGTATCTAGAAAACGTAACTGTTCCTTCTCTAATCGTTCCATCGGAAGGATCTGTGTCCATCATGGTGTTAGACCTGAAAAACACTAATGAGGTCCTAATTAG GTATGTGGGCAAAGATTATTCTTCTGCCCAGGAACAAATGGAAGATGAAATGAAAGCGTACTACAGTCAGAACAGTACCTTGTCACCAGCTCAGTCTCTGAGTGTTGGGCAACTCGTTGCAGTACATGCTGAAGAAGATGCCTGGTTGCGTGCTCAGATAATTTCTCTAGAAGACAACAGAATAAAG GTGTACTATGTTGATCACGGCTTCACTGAGTTCGTTGAAAGCAACAGTGTGTGCAGACTACAGAAACAGTTCAGATTGCTTCCTTTTCAAGCTGCAAAATGTAAACTAGCAG GACTGGAAGCCTTTTGTGATGATCCTGTCCTAGTAAAGGCTGTGGAATCACAGACATGCTTCAAGATATTTGCTGTGGAAATACTGGAAAAGAGTGATATTCCTCTTCTCGTTCTCTATGACACTTCTGGAGAAGATGATATCAATATCAATGCTACTTGTCTGAAGACATTGTATGACAAGTCCCTTGAACTGCACCTACAG GTAGATGCACTGTATACCAATGTCAGAGTAACCAGTGTTTTCTCTGATGGGAGCCTGTACTGCCAAGTGCCATCCAAAGGCTTGTCTAGActttctgaaatactgcagaaaCTAGAAGACTACTTTCTTTACAAG caaACATCTGAGTTCAATGTATTGGCACCTTTCTGTGGCAAAATCTGCTTGTttccttccaaaggaaaatgGGCACGTGTAGAG ataaaaataattcacaCTAGACGGGCACTTGATGTGAAGTTTATGGATATTGGAACAGTTGCAACTGTAAAAGTATCAGAGCTCAAAGAAATCCCACCACAGTTCCTGAGAGAAGTAATTGCAATACCTCCTCAG GCTTTAAAATGCTGTCTGGCAGATCTGCCTCCTAACACTGGCATGTGGACTCCAGATGCTGTACTGTGGCTGAGAGATGCTGTAACAAATTGTCCTGAATTTAGCATGAAG GTGATTAAACAGGATGCTTCAAAGGGAATTGCTCACATTTACTTGTTTGCTCCAGAGAATTTCCCAGACATGGATCGTAGCATCAACAAACAGATCAAAAATGCAGACTTGTGGAAACATCAGAAAGATGTTTTCTTGAGTGTGACACCCAGTGGGACTAGCTCCACAAAAGCTATAAGTGATGCTGTTTCAGCTCTACAGTTGTCTAGTGGGAAGCTGGAGAAGAGTTTCCCTGATTCAGCCAGAGAGCCGGGCAGTGCAGTGTCCACCACTGATATGCCTCCTCCTCTACCCTTGCCAAAGCCCGGTGACCTCATGGATATCTATGTCTCGGTGGCCTGCCACCCTGGTCATTTCATCGTCCAGCCTTGGAATGAGCTAAACAATCTGTACACCCTAATGGAAGAAATGATCTTGTACTACAGCAGGGCAGAAGAGAAGCCTGTGAACATTGAAAAAAACAAGCTGTATGCAGCTAAAATTGGAGATGA GTGGTACAGGGTCATAATAAAAGGAATTCTTAGAAATGGGTTTTTGTCAGTGTATGAGCTGGACTATGGCAAACATGAGTTTGTGAGCATACGGAAAGTACAGCCACTCCTGAATACATTTAGAAGACTGCCTTTCCAAGCTATCACAGCTCAGCTTGCAG aatttttccttcatttctgcGTTGCGTTCAGATGTACGtgtctcagctgctgctttctgatgcTGTTTGGTCAGCACTGGTCTAGATTTCAGTCACAGAATATGCTTGTTGGAAGTGACAGGCTACAGAGTTAG